One Cryptomeria japonica chromosome 9, Sugi_1.0, whole genome shotgun sequence genomic window carries:
- the LOC131858508 gene encoding F-box/LRR-repeat protein At3g26922-like — protein MGALCSFPIPHSNCRHKVRESKTAAGTRLMVRASATDRLSALSDDVLLNHILSKISYRDVVRSSLLSQRWRFLRRKIPILKFCSEDFEKQKDDKIQAIINNALLHLDARLHNLCLQVAFDDPKAVDLNNWIRLAAAKQVERMELQITCRDRKMRLKASSIAELGDSIFRCDNLTTIIVNNINFPKVPTNFGILRSLKIIYCVDIWNVDDAMFEGFMDSCPHLQNLMISGCFGLKNLNLRSSNLKYLNLGILRPDISLEIACPRLMEISLMDFGPFRA, from the coding sequence ATGGGCGCTCTCTGTAGTTTCCCCATTCCGCATAGTAATTGCAGACACAAGGTAAGAGAAAGTAAGACAGCAGCAGGGACAAGGTTAATGGTAAGAGCATCCGCAACAGACAGGTTATCTGCATTATCAGATGATGTTCTTTTAAATCATATTTTGTCAAAGATTTCTTACAGAGATGTTGTACGCTCTTCCCTACTCTCGCAAAGATGGCGATTCTTGCGGAGGAAAATACCCATCCTCAAATTTTGTAGCGAAGATTTTGAGAAACAAAAGGATGACAAAATACAGGCCATAATTAACAATGCTCTGCTCCACCTCGATGCTCGTCTTCACAATTTGTGTCTTCAAGTTGCCTTCGATGATCCAAAGGCTGTCGATTTGAACAATTGGATTCGTCTTGCAGCTGCAAAACAGGTGGAACGCATGGAACTACAAATCACTTGTAGAGATCGAAAGATGAGGCTTAAAGCTTCTTCCATCGCGGAGCTTGGGGACTCTATTTTTAGGTGTGACAACCTTACCACCATAATAGTGAATAACATCAATTTTCCCAAGGTTCCCACTAATTTTGGGATTTTGCGATCATTGAAAATAATTTATTGTGTGGATATTTGGAATGTGGATGATGCTATGTTTGAAGGATTCATGGACTCGTGCCCACATCTTCAAAATTTGATGATTTCCGGTTGTTTCGGGTTGAAAAACTTGAATTTACGTTCTTCCAATCTCAAGTACCTAAATCTAGGAATTCTAAGACCTGATATATCTTTGGAGATAGCTTGCCCGCGCTTGATGGAAATCAGCCTTATGGATTTTGGGCCATTCAGGGCTTAA